The sequence below is a genomic window from Kitasatospora kifunensis.
CCGACATGACGCGCTGGTGGCGCCGGATCGAGACGATGGCGTAGATGACGAAGAAGAGGCTCGCCAGGCCGTACGGCAGCCAGCGCGGGCCCACTCGGTCCGGCGAGGAGGCCTGCGGGGGGACGGCTCGCGTCGCCGGTATCGGCTCGACGATCTGCTGCTCAACCACATGCCCCGTCACGAGAACGGTCCCCCTCAGAGTCTGCCCGGCGCCCTCACCTGGGCAGTATTCAGAGCGTCCGACCCTACCATCTGGCCATCGCGCGCCGGCTCACGCCCCGCCCCGCAGCGCGGCACCGTCCGCGGTGGGCCTCTCAGGGCAGCACCGTCCGCGGTGGGCCTCTCAGGGTGGCGGCAGGGCGGCCAGCACCGCCTCGGCGGCGGCCCGGGAGCGGACGTCCAGCGCCGACGCGGTGCCGCGCAGCCGGTGGACGCTCTCGACGGCGGCCAGCGCGAGCAGCCCGGGGAGCAGGTCGACGCTGCGGCGCGCCAGCCAGGCGGTGCCGCGGGTGGCGAGCCACCAGAGGTCGGCCGCCCGGCTGGGCGGCGGGGGCGCCTGGACGGCGGCGGGCGGCGGGCCGAGCCGGTGGCCGGATTCGGCCAGCAGGGCGTGGAACTGACGGGCGATCAGTAGATGTCCGGCCGGGCTCGGGTGGAGCCGGTCGGCGCTGAGCAGGGCGCGCTCGTGCAGCCACGGGGCCTGGGCGAGGTGGAGGTGGATCGCCCGGTGCCGATCGGACAGCTCGTGGACGACGGCGTTGACCGCGCCCATCCGCCGGGCCAACGGGCGGGCCAGCGCGGCGGGCAGACCGAGCAGCACGGCGGGATCGGGCAGGCAGGCGGTGAGCAGCACAGCCCCCTGGTCGGCCAAGGCGCGCAGGGTGGCATCCAGCGCGGCGGCGGTGCGGGCGATGTCGAAGCCCGCGCGCAGGGTGTCGTTGCCGCCGATGAGGACGGCGGCAAACTGTGGGTTCAGGTCGAGTGCGTCCGGGAGTTGAGTGATCGTCAGATCGGTGGCGAGCGCTCCGCTGACCGCCAGGTTGCGGTGCGCGACCTGGGTCGGGTCCGGCGCCAGCGTTGGGGCGAGCAGGGCGCTCCAGCCGCGCCAGCCCTCCGCGCAGGGGCTGCCCACCCCTTCGGTGAGCGAGTCGCCGAGGGCGACGAAGCGGACGGCGGCCGGCGAAGCGATGTCCTCGGTGGCCTCGGGCCGGGTCGGGGCGGTCATCGGGAGCTCCGGACCAGCGGCGCTGCGCCGCGCTCGTGGACGGCCAGGAAGGCCGACACCGCGGCCGGCCAGCCATAGCGCTCGGCCCTGGCCCGCGCCGCCGCCCGCCGCGCGATCTCCGGACGGGCCAGCAACTCCCGCACCGCCGAGGCGAATCCGGCACCGCTGTCGGCAGCGACCGCGCCCGCGGGACCGACGATGTCCGGCAGCGCGGAGGAACGGCTGACGGCGACGGGCGTGCCGCAGGCCAGCGCCTCCAGGGCGGCCAACCCGAAGGTCTCCACCGGTCCCGGGGCCAGCACCACGTCCGCCGAGGCCAGCAGGGCGGC
It includes:
- a CDS encoding SGNH/GDSL hydrolase family protein; translated protein: MTAPTRPEATEDIASPAAVRFVALGDSLTEGVGSPCAEGWRGWSALLAPTLAPDPTQVAHRNLAVSGALATDLTITQLPDALDLNPQFAAVLIGGNDTLRAGFDIARTAAALDATLRALADQGAVLLTACLPDPAVLLGLPAALARPLARRMGAVNAVVHELSDRHRAIHLHLAQAPWLHERALLSADRLHPSPAGHLLIARQFHALLAESGHRLGPPPAAVQAPPPPSRAADLWWLATRGTAWLARRSVDLLPGLLALAAVESVHRLRGTASALDVRSRAAAEAVLAALPPP